The following coding sequences are from one Plectropomus leopardus isolate mb chromosome 10, YSFRI_Pleo_2.0, whole genome shotgun sequence window:
- the wdr75 gene encoding WD repeat-containing protein 75 has product MVEHGGIRVVHRGGSKINSREPVVTHDSRFLLCASGESVKVFSTSTEECVHELRGHTDLVTGVLIRPSNHLQVYSCSADGTVRLWDFTDGILIKTYVIGYPIYSIHASAYHEGVIFIVTPMQGDKRSELFQLVAVHLPQSGDQLVEARELSAVMSDVSSNPAAIAFGRRGEYIVSTKGLQLEVYFFKKQKSNRFYLKEDNKKGGKNTFTCVACHPKDDCIATGHKDGKIRLWRNFSHKKEYTYSILHWHHSAVSSLCFTPEGTNLLSGGIESVLVQWRYNQESQRDFLPRLGSAITHITVSPDGALFCTSHSDNKIMIIQSCVKVSAVIQGLVKGESVRTDLMVDPRSKSLVLNGKPGHLQFYSLQRDKLLYNLDIVQQEYIHESGLEQFEVVKLAFDACGDWLATVEERKQKVTELELNLKLWAFDTQTQSFVLNTTISAPHEAQITAMCFCHATDSQTTMLISTSKDGHFKAWQLVAPAHTEDEGPSWSCDFVGAYHSLVPECCCFSPDGSLLAVSFQEVVTVWSPASWELLTTLSQPPKAVRDLCFGRLSCSKYLLGTTANNLLCCWNLLTCSLEWSTSMDVSLLLADPLSENMAAFCCQAGSTDLFVFKPSEPRPIFSHKAVCLGKVTRAVFAPREEMLESCEESSQWLNHSQLYFLTHYMDLMTFTTKAEEDRLMASSKQLVIDDSVAMTPFHLLLGKHRQQENEDALSSLSAERTALPQGSAAVRELLHTPAHVLPSTSFLCSMFVQSLLISVTDTREENKHAEEEMESEKEEEDSDGEMEFSARGAEQTSLGGLAAAEAESETPALTKAQVRELRRVKKLDHSWFAGLLHS; this is encoded by the exons ATGGTTGAGCACGGGGGTATCCGCGTGGTTCACCGAGgtggcagtaaaataaactcCAGGGAGCCTGTCGTGACCCATGATTCAAG GTTCCTGTTGTGTGCCTCAGGAGAGAGCGTGAAGGTGTTCAGCACCTCCACAGAGGAGTGTGTGCACGAGCTGCGGGGACACACAGACCTGGTGACAGGTGTGCTGATCAGACCCTCCAACCACCTGCAG GTCTACTCTTGCTCAGCAGATGGCACTGTCAGATTGTGGGACTTCACAGATGGCATCCTTATTAAG ACGTATGTCATCGGATACCCAATTTACTCCATCCACGCATCTGCATACCATGAAGGAGTCATTTTTATCGTTACTCCCATGCAAGGTGATAAAAGATCTG agttgTTCCAGCTGGTTGCGGTGCATCTTCCGCAGAGCGGAGATCAGCTGGTGGAGGCCCGAGAGCTTTCTGCTGTGATGAGCGACGTCAGCTCCAACCCGGCAGCCATCGCCTTTGGCAGAAGG GGAGAATATATTGTTTCAACTAAAGGTTTGCAACTGGAGGTGTACTTTTTCAAGAAGCAGAAGTCAAACAG ATTTTACCTCAAAGAAGACAACAAGAAGGGAGGCAAGAACACATTCACGTGCGTCGCCTGTCACCCAAAAGATGACTGCATTGCCACGGGGCATAAAGACGGCAAGATCCGCCTGTG GAGAAACTTCAGCCATAAGAAAGAGTACACATACTCCATCCTGCACTGGCACCACAGTGCTGTCAGCTCACTGTGCTTCACCCCAGAAG GTACCAACCTGTTGAGTGGAGGCATAGAGTCAGTGCTGGTCCAGTGGCGATACAACCAAGAGAGCCAGCGGGACTTCCTGCCCCGCCTGGGATCTGCCATCACACACATCACTGTCTCCCCTGATGGAGCACTGTTCTGTACCTCACACAGTGACAACA AGATTATGATCATCCAGAGTTGTGTTAAAGTGTCGGCTGTCATTCAGGGTCTGGTCAAAG GAGAAAGTGTCAGGACAGACTTGATGGTGGACCCACGCAGCAAATCCCTGGTGCTGAACGGGAAACCAGGCCACCTGCAGTTCTACTCCCTCCAAAGAGACAAACTGCTGTATAAT CTGGACATAGTGCAGCAGGAGTACATTCATGAGTCGGGCCTGGAGCAGTTTGAGGTGGTCAAGCTGGCTTTTGACGCCTGCGGCGACTGGCTGGCAACAgtggaagaaagaaaacagaaagtcaCTGAGCTGGAGCTTAACTTGAAACTTTGGGCATttgatacacaaacacagag TTTTGTGCTGAACACGACCATCTCGGCCCCCCACGAGGCACAGATTACAGCCATGTGCTTCTGCCACGCCACTGACAGCCAGACCACCATGCTGATCTCCACCAGCAAGGACGGACACTTCAAAGCCTGGCAGCTGGTTGCGCCGGCCCACACAGAGG ATGAAGGTCCTTCCTGGTCGTGTGATTTCGTCGGAGCCTATCACAGCCTGGTGCCTGAGTGCTGCTGTTTCTCACCCGATGGTTCGCTGCTGGCCGTCAGCTTTCAGGAGGTGGTGACTGTGTGGAGCCCGGCGTCCTGGGAGCTCCTGACAACTCTGTCGCAGCCGCCAAAAGCTGTCAG GGATCTTTGTTTTGGTCGACTAAGTTGTTCCAAGTATCTGCTGGGGACCACCGCCAACAACCTGCTCTGCTGCTGGAACCTCCTCACCTGCTCAT TGGAGTGGAGCACCTCAATGGACGTCAGCCTGCTGCTGGCTGACCCCCTCTCTGAAAACATGGCCGCCTTCTGCTGTCAGGCTGGAAGCACTGACT tgtttgtgtttaagcCCAGCGAGCCTCGGCCAATATTTTCCCATAAGGCCGTGTGCTTGGGGAAGGTGACACGCGCTGTCTTTGCCCCGAGGGAGGAGATGCTGGAGAGCTGTGAGGAGAGCAGCCAGTGGCTCAACCACTCCCAGCTCTACTTCCTCACTCACTACATG GATCTCATGACATTCACCACCAAGGCGGAGGAGGACAGACTGATGGCGTCCAGCAAACAG CTTGTAATCGATGACAGTGTCGCCATGACACCGTTCCACCTGTTGCTGGGGAAACACAGGCAACAGGAAAATGAAGATGCACTGAGCAGCCTGTCTGCTGAGAGAACAGCTCTGCCACAgggctctgctgctgtcagagag cTTCTGCACACCCCGGCCCACGTCCTACCCTCCACCTCTTTCCTCTGCTCAATGTTTGTACAGTCTCTGCTCATCTCCGTCACAGACACCAG agaggaaaataaacatgcagaggaggaaatggagagcgagaaagaggaagaggattCAGATGGTGAAATGGAATTCAGCGCTCGGGGAGCAGAGCAGACGTCTCTGGGAGGCCTGGCAGCAGCCGAAGCAGAGTCTGAAACTCCCGCTCTGACAAAAGCCCAGGTTAGAGAGCTGCGGAGGGTGAAGAAACTCGACCACAGCTGGTTCGCAGGCCTCCTGCACTCCTGA